The genomic segment ATGATTTCATCGGCGTCGGGAAAACGCTTTGCATTGGCAAATTCCCCGCGATCGTCAATGACAACGACGCCAAATCCCACCCTTTTTGCCAGCGGACTTAAAAATGTGGAAATATGACCGGCGCCAAAAATATAGAGAACATCGGCGGACTGTATCGGTTCCATAAAAATGGACACCCCTTCGATTGGGAACCGCTTCAGTTCAGGGGTGTTTCCCGCGAAAAGCTTCTCTGTACCGACATCAAGGCCGCCGGGAATGCGTCCGATCACCTGAACGCCGGAACCGTCTTTTATCATCAAGGCATGCCGGTCCGGGCGGTCACGGGAAATTCCGTCTGCAATCAGCGTCAGGAGCTTTCCTTTGGCTTTGCCCGTGATCACGAGATCCCGGGTTCTACCAAATACATCCCTGACAACCTGATTGTCCGGAAACATGGGCTCCAGAAAAACATCCACAATCCCGCCGCACAGCATGTCCGTCTCAGCTACATCTTCCCCTGTAAGTTGAAAATGGATTGTGGCGGATTTGCCTGTTTTAAAAACCGATTGGGCCTTTTCGATCACCTGATATTCCAGAGCGCCGCCGCCGATTGTCCCCAGAATTTCGCCGTTTTCGAGGATGATGCACTTGGTCCCGATGGACCGCGGGGCCGAACCTTTCTGAAAAATAATTCGGGCCACCACAACCTTTTGCCCCGAAATCAATAGCTTATCCAAATCAAGAAAAAAATTGTTCATGCGTTTCACCTTATTTCATAGAACGCCATCACCGGCGGATGTTTCATTGCGCTGCCGATGAGGACTCGTTTTATCCGGACGGGTGTTGTCTCTTTAATGATTTTTACAACTTCGCGTCCCGCTCTAATACCCTCGGCGCTTTCGGCCTTGTTTAAAAAGAGATACTGATGGGCGGCGCCGGGACTCTCTTTAAAAATCCCGCCGGCATGGGTCAAAGATGCCGCAATGGCCATAGGGGAAACCGCCTGGCCCAGGGCAAGCCCTGTCAGTTGCGAAAACATGCCCGACCTGAAAACACAGTCTTCGTCAAGGGTCTTACCCACCGCATCCAGACCGACAAGCCCGATCACCCATTCGGCGCAGGATGGAACAACAGGCTCATAGATGGCCGGCGCCTTTAAAGATCTGCCGGCGGCGCCGTCGGCCTCTACAAGAATCCAGCGGAACAGCCCACTCTTCCACAATTCGTCAATAAACCCAGGAAGGAACCCTTTCAGTTTCTCCTGCGGACTCAATTTTTCCGCAACAGCCGTAAAATGAAAATTTTTGTTACGAAACCGATTGGCCCGACTGATAATCGCCTCTGCCAGCGGTGAGATCACAACCGCTTCCGACTGGTCTTGGGTGGGCATTCGTATTCTGGTCGTGGTGGTGGTTAAGACCGAATCACCGCCGGCCGAAAGCTCCCGGGCAAGCCTGAACATTAGGCTGGTTTTACCGCCGGCGCCCACAAAACAGACGACACCGCCGGTTGACAGCTGCAGTCCTTCCCGCAGGGAAATCATGATGTGAAATCCAAAATAAAGGATTCCAGGATTATAGGGGTCAAGGGTTTAAGTGATGAATTCACGATCTTAATCTCCTCCGGATTTTTCCTTGCCTGTTGTTGGTCCG from the Desulfobacterales bacterium genome contains:
- a CDS encoding XdhC family protein, whose protein sequence is MNNFFLDLDKLLISGQKVVVARIIFQKGSAPRSIGTKCIILENGEILGTIGGGALEYQVIEKAQSVFKTGKSATIHFQLTGEDVAETDMLCGGIVDVFLEPMFPDNQVVRDVFGRTRDLVITGKAKGKLLTLIADGISRDRPDRHALMIKDGSGVQVIGRIPGGLDVGTEKLFAGNTPELKRFPIEGVSIFMEPIQSADVLYIFGAGHISTFLSPLAKRVGFGVVVIDDRGEFANAKRFPDADEIMVVPLSQSFDRISVTPSSYIAIITRGHIHDHAVLKEALKHEPAYIGMIGSKRKREVIYQALIKEGASKATLQQVHSPIGLAIGAETPEEIAVSIVAELIQERERSRKRPAG
- the yqeC gene encoding selenium cofactor biosynthesis protein YqeC; the protein is MISLREGLQLSTGGVVCFVGAGGKTSLMFRLARELSAGGDSVLTTTTTRIRMPTQDQSEAVVISPLAEAIISRANRFRNKNFHFTAVAEKLSPQEKLKGFLPGFIDELWKSGLFRWILVEADGAAGRSLKAPAIYEPVVPSCAEWVIGLVGLDAVGKTLDEDCVFRSGMFSQLTGLALGQAVSPMAIAASLTHAGGIFKESPGAAHQYLFLNKAESAEGIRAGREVVKIIKETTPVRIKRVLIGSAMKHPPVMAFYEIR